From the genome of Cryptococcus depauperatus CBS 7841 chromosome 1, complete sequence, one region includes:
- a CDS encoding glutamate decarboxylase gives MSLSQHVDADKLIEESKDHHIRKHTHNRAATLYDNPYTSRYDVDVDLPRFSIPNKGANAKVCYQLLHDELLLDGNPNMNLASFVHTWVPEECDRLNLVDQDEYPAAQSIHERCVSMVSHLWHAPKEATAMGTATTGSSEAIMLGGLALKRRWQERMKKAGKDIHNPGPNIVMGAEAQVALEKFARYFEVEARLVPIKPESSYVMDPKDAIKMVDENTIGVFVILGSTYTGAFESVQGMAEELDKYEAVTGISVPIHVDAASGGFVAPFAFPDLKWDFQIPRVNSINASGHKYGMSTVGVGWIIWRSAEYLPKDLIFELHYLGATDYSFNLNFSRPAHPILAQMFTFLNLGFDGYKRIIDNNLSKARMISRALENCGYFTCLSQIHKPKPLISSTPRDPGSPVSYEPTLVQSAASAAQSLMHGRQPHADESECYIEGLPVVSFRFSDETKAKYPHVKQEWIQMQLRAIGWIVPNYPLAPNCDQTEILRVVIRESFSGDLARKLIQDILHVTEDLLNDAGPSYSMSTATRRQAGGDSGDKRRSLDVAHIKERTNTYAKPC, from the exons ATGTCTCTCTCTCAGCACGTTGACGCAGATAAGCTTATCGAAGAGTCCAAGGACCATCATATTCGAAAGCATACTCATAACAGGGC GGCGACGCTCTATGACAACCCATATACTTCTCGCTACGATGTCGATGTCGATCTGCCAAGGTTCAGCATTCCAAATAAAGGAGCGAATGCCAAGGTCTGTTACCAGCTTTTGCATGATGAGCTGCTGCTCG ATGGTAACCCAAACATGAATCTGGCTTCATTTGTGCACACCTGGGTTCCCGAGGAGTGTGATCGCCTG AATTTGGTAGACCAAGACGAATATCCTGCAGCTCAAAGCATTCATGAACGTTGCGTT TCGATGGTTTCACATCTCTGGCATGCACCCAAAGAAGCCACCGCCATGGGCACGGCTACTACCGGATCGTCTGAAGCAATCATGCTCGGTGGTTTGGCGCTCAAACGTCGCTGGCAAGAGCGCATGAAAAAAGCaggaaaagatattcaCAACCCTGGGCCAAATATTGTGATGGGCGCCGAAGCCCAAGTCGCTTTGGAAAAGTTTGCTAGATATTTTGAAGTGGAGGCCAGGTTGGTTCCAATCAAGCCTGAA TCGAGTTATGTCATGGATCCCAAGGACGCAATCAAgatggttgatgaaaacaCCATTGGTGTTTTTGT TATCCTTGGATCTACGTATACCGGTGCTTTCGAGTCTGTTCAAGGCATGGCTGAAGAGCTGGACAAGTATGAGGCAGTGACTGGCATCAGCGTTCCTATCCACGTCGACGCTGCCTCTGGGGGTTTTGTGGC ACCTTTTGCGTTCCCAGATCTTAAGTGGGACTTTCAAATTCCTCGTGTCAACAGTATTAATGCTTCTGGCCACAAGTATGGTATGAGCACTGTTGGTGTTGGATGGATCATCTGGAGGAGCGCCGAGTACCTTCCCAAGGACTTAATTTTCGAGCTTCATTATCTTGGAGCAACCGACTACTCCTTTAATCTAAACTTTAGTCGTCCTGCGCACCCAATCTTGGCTCAGATGTTTACAT ttCTTAATCTTGGTTTCGACGGCTATAAGCGCATTATAGATAATAACCTTTCCAAAGCTCGAATGATTTCACGTGCCTTAGAGAACTGTGGCTATTTTACCTGTCTCTCTCAGATTCACAAACCCAAACCTCTCATCTCCAGTACTCCTCGCGATCCCGGTTCTCCCGTTTCCTACGAGCCAACACTGGTTCAATCGGCTGCATCAGCTGCACAATCCTTGATGCACGGTCGACAACCTCATGCGGATGAAAGCGAATGCTATATCGAAGGGCTGCCGGTAGTCTCCTTCAGGTTTAGCGATGAAACCAAAGCCAAATATCCTCATGTCAAACAAGAGTGGATCCAAATGCAGTTAAGAGCTATTGGATGGATTGTGCCAAA CTATCCACTCGCACCCAATTGCGACCAGACAGAGATCCTGCGGGTTGTCATTCGAGAATCTTTTTCTGGCGATCTTGCTCGCAAGCTAATCCAAGACATTCTTCATGT AACCGAGGATCTTCTCAATGACGCTGGGCCTTCATACTCCATGTCTACTGCAACTAGGCGTCAAGCTGGAGGAGATTCTGGTGACAAGAGGCGTTCTCTTGATGTTGCCCACATCAAAGAACGCACCAATACCTATGCTAAACCTTGTTAG